One genomic segment of Mycolicibacterium chubuense NBB4 includes these proteins:
- a CDS encoding ABC transporter substrate-binding protein: MRFSQIPTPRRSRGIAHSAVLALLAVIALALSGCAGSGGPEQTQATGTGQVSKDVKGTVRILMENVPDTDIVKSMVADFNKDYPGVSVNIESLTYDQMRDKLVSSFQSSSPNYDLIVVDNPWMVDFAKAKFLQPLDARIDSTPDYDAADFFKPLTDITTVDGVRYGVPFYNYALGYLYNADDLAAANQQVPTTFDQLVSTSKALKTPDRAGIAMQPQRGYKIFEEWGNWLFAAGGSIYGADGKLTLNTPEAKRALEAYIDTYKTAAPANSLNWSMDEAQRSVSANQSASMINYNWQLPAINEPGSGPAAGKVKLATIPGGKQVLGSWSWAIPANSATPDAAWAFASWITSKPHDVARTEKGGAAIRQSTLKNPAVLNGKFGAEYYQTVEKLLANSAPLSQGPSGEEMIQAVGTELNEAVAGTKSVDDALAAAQAEAEKIQG, from the coding sequence ATGAGATTCAGCCAAATTCCCACTCCCCGGCGGAGTCGCGGGATCGCCCACTCCGCCGTGCTGGCCCTGCTCGCCGTCATCGCGCTGGCGCTGTCCGGGTGCGCCGGCAGCGGCGGCCCCGAACAGACGCAGGCCACCGGGACCGGCCAGGTGTCCAAGGACGTCAAGGGCACGGTGCGGATCCTGATGGAGAACGTGCCCGACACCGACATCGTCAAGTCGATGGTCGCCGACTTCAACAAGGACTACCCGGGAGTCTCGGTCAACATCGAGTCGCTCACCTACGACCAGATGCGCGACAAGCTGGTGTCGTCGTTCCAGTCGTCGTCGCCGAACTACGACCTGATCGTCGTCGACAACCCGTGGATGGTCGACTTCGCCAAGGCGAAGTTCCTGCAGCCCCTCGATGCGCGCATCGACAGCACGCCGGACTACGACGCCGCCGACTTCTTCAAGCCGCTGACCGACATCACCACCGTCGACGGCGTGCGCTACGGCGTGCCGTTCTACAACTACGCGCTCGGATACCTGTACAACGCCGACGATCTCGCCGCGGCCAACCAGCAGGTGCCCACCACCTTCGACCAACTCGTCTCGACCAGCAAGGCGCTCAAGACCCCCGACCGGGCCGGCATCGCGATGCAGCCTCAGCGCGGCTACAAGATCTTCGAGGAGTGGGGCAACTGGCTGTTCGCGGCCGGCGGTTCCATCTACGGCGCCGACGGCAAGCTCACGCTCAACACTCCGGAGGCCAAGCGCGCTCTCGAGGCCTACATCGACACCTACAAGACCGCCGCACCGGCCAACAGCCTGAACTGGAGCATGGACGAGGCGCAGCGCTCGGTGTCGGCCAACCAGTCGGCCTCGATGATCAACTACAACTGGCAGCTGCCCGCCATCAACGAGCCCGGCTCGGGACCCGCGGCGGGCAAGGTCAAGCTGGCCACCATCCCCGGTGGCAAGCAGGTGCTGGGCTCGTGGAGCTGGGCGATCCCCGCCAACTCGGCCACGCCGGACGCCGCGTGGGCATTCGCGTCCTGGATCACCAGCAAACCGCACGACGTCGCGCGCACCGAGAAGGGCGGCGCCGCGATCCGGCAGAGCACGCTGAAGAATCCGGCCGTGCTGAACGGCAAGTTCGGCGCGGAGTACTACCAGACGGTCGAGAAGCTGCTCGCCAACTCGGCGCCCCTGAGCCAGGGGCCCAGCGGTGAGGAGATGATCCAGGCAGTCGGCACCGAGCTCAACGAAGCCGTCGCCGGAACCAAGAGCGTCGACGACGCGCTGGCCGCCGCGCAGGCCGAGGCCGAGAAGATCCAGGGCTGA
- a CDS encoding FGGY-family carbohydrate kinase, which produces MTRYTVGIDLGTTGTKTVLLDTAAGRASDTAAGRASDTAGGRASDTAAGRASDEARAIVATATRETALHSPAPGFAEADTEQWYRNVVESIREVLATSGVAPGQVGAVATSGMVPAVVAVDAAGKPLRRAILQNDARAHREVAELAAALSDVDLVRMTGSALTQQSVAPTIAWLRRHEPDVYGDTAHWVGSYDWVLTALGAPVHVEQNWALESGLFTIAGGVADVVVRAAGLDPATLAPVHRPGVRVGELSSRAAEATGLCEGTALVVGGADHVLSAYAAGVNRPGDGLVKLGGAGDILVATDTEIVDERLYLDAHPVPGHWLPNGCMATSGSLIRWFQALIGGPELTVLDDEAAARGPAEILCLPYFLGEKSPIHDPDLRGVFAGMHLGHTRADLYRSVLEAIAFGFRHHVDVFAEIGIPFTRVMITNGGSKSTLWKQIHADVLGRDMLPVRGHPGASLGAAVIAALGVGALDDWSDAARFVTLDTPYTPDPARRDAYDAAYATWRELGTATTPISHAIARNTR; this is translated from the coding sequence ATGACGCGCTACACCGTCGGGATCGACCTCGGGACCACCGGCACGAAGACGGTGCTGCTGGACACCGCGGCGGGCCGCGCATCAGACACCGCGGCGGGCCGCGCATCAGACACCGCGGGGGGCCGCGCATCAGACACCGCGGCGGGCCGCGCATCAGATGAAGCCCGCGCAATCGTGGCCACCGCGACCCGGGAGACGGCACTGCACTCGCCCGCGCCCGGGTTCGCCGAGGCCGACACCGAGCAGTGGTACCGCAACGTGGTCGAGTCGATCCGCGAGGTGCTGGCCACCAGCGGCGTCGCGCCGGGGCAGGTGGGCGCGGTGGCGACCTCGGGCATGGTGCCCGCCGTGGTCGCGGTGGACGCCGCGGGGAAACCGTTGCGGCGGGCCATCCTCCAGAACGACGCGCGGGCGCACCGCGAGGTCGCCGAACTCGCCGCGGCCCTGTCGGACGTCGACCTGGTGCGCATGACCGGCTCGGCGCTGACCCAGCAGTCGGTGGCGCCGACGATCGCGTGGCTGCGCCGGCACGAACCCGACGTCTACGGCGACACCGCCCACTGGGTGGGCTCGTACGACTGGGTGCTGACGGCGCTGGGGGCCCCGGTGCACGTCGAGCAGAACTGGGCGCTGGAGTCGGGGCTGTTCACCATCGCCGGCGGCGTGGCCGACGTCGTGGTGCGTGCCGCCGGACTGGATCCGGCCACCCTGGCACCGGTACACCGCCCCGGCGTCCGGGTCGGCGAATTGAGCTCGCGCGCAGCGGAAGCCACGGGTCTGTGTGAGGGCACGGCACTGGTCGTCGGCGGTGCCGACCACGTCCTGTCGGCATACGCGGCCGGGGTGAACCGCCCGGGCGACGGGCTGGTCAAACTCGGCGGCGCGGGTGACATCCTGGTCGCCACCGATACCGAGATCGTCGACGAACGGCTCTATCTCGACGCCCATCCCGTGCCCGGCCACTGGCTGCCCAACGGCTGCATGGCCACCAGCGGCAGCCTGATCCGCTGGTTCCAGGCACTCATCGGCGGTCCCGAACTGACCGTCCTCGACGACGAGGCCGCGGCCCGAGGTCCCGCCGAGATCCTCTGCCTCCCCTACTTTCTCGGCGAGAAGAGCCCGATCCACGATCCGGACCTGCGCGGGGTGTTCGCCGGCATGCATCTCGGGCACACCCGGGCCGACCTGTACCGGTCGGTGCTGGAGGCGATCGCGTTCGGGTTCCGCCACCACGTCGACGTGTTCGCCGAGATCGGCATCCCGTTCACGCGGGTGATGATCACCAACGGCGGCTCGAAGTCCACGCTGTGGAAACAGATCCACGCCGACGTGCTCGGCCGCGACATGCTGCCGGTGCGGGGCCATCCCGGGGCGTCGCTGGGTGCCGCGGTCATCGCCGCCCTCGGCGTGGGTGCACTCGACGACTGGTCGGACGCCGCCCGATTCGTCACGCTCGATACGCCCTACACCCCGGACCCGGCCCGCCGGGACGCCTACGACGCGGCCTATGCGACATGGCGGGAGCTCGGCACCGCCACGACCCCCATCTCTCATGCAATCGCCCGCAACACCCGATGA
- a CDS encoding DeoR/GlpR family DNA-binding transcription regulator, with amino-acid sequence MGPGTVDVRTRRDRIEQRVRSAREVGYAELAAEFDVSEMTIRRDVEALEAAGVVRRVVGGAIPVQGKDTEPSFATRMADAAQEKIHIADVVADLIGVNETLILDSGSTALAVANSLRGRGLGLTVVTPSVLVALALVDEPDTTVVLTGGELRAGELSLIGPSAEDTLANYNCDTYVMGVAGIDGDRGISDYHQAESRVKRAASRRADRVIVAADKSKLGRVTFVSIAALSQIQVIVSDGPVSHPALVAARGAGVEVICVAGQDDSPSDAAAAGVR; translated from the coding sequence ATGGGACCAGGCACCGTGGACGTGAGAACTCGCAGGGACCGGATCGAACAGCGTGTCCGATCCGCGCGCGAGGTCGGGTACGCCGAGCTGGCCGCGGAGTTCGACGTCTCGGAGATGACGATCCGGCGCGACGTCGAGGCACTCGAGGCCGCCGGTGTAGTGCGCCGGGTGGTCGGTGGCGCAATTCCGGTGCAGGGCAAGGACACCGAACCGTCGTTCGCCACGCGCATGGCCGATGCCGCGCAGGAGAAGATCCACATCGCCGACGTCGTGGCGGACCTGATCGGCGTGAACGAGACGCTGATCCTCGATTCGGGCAGCACCGCGCTGGCCGTGGCCAACTCGTTGCGGGGCCGCGGACTCGGCCTGACCGTCGTGACACCGAGCGTGCTCGTCGCGCTGGCGCTCGTCGACGAACCCGACACCACCGTGGTGCTCACCGGCGGGGAGCTGCGTGCCGGAGAGCTCAGCCTCATCGGTCCCAGCGCCGAGGACACGCTGGCCAACTACAACTGCGACACCTACGTGATGGGTGTCGCGGGCATCGACGGTGACCGCGGGATCTCCGACTACCACCAGGCCGAGAGCCGGGTCAAGCGCGCGGCGAGCCGCCGCGCGGACCGCGTCATCGTCGCGGCCGACAAGAGCAAACTCGGCCGCGTCACATTCGTCAGCATCGCCGCGCTGTCCCAGATCCAGGTCATCGTCAGCGACGGCCCGGTGAGCCATCCCGCGCTGGTCGCCGCACGTGGCGCCGGAGTCGAGGTCATCTGCGTTGCCGGACAGGACGATTCGCCGTCCGACGCGGCGGCTGCGGGGGTGCGATGA
- a CDS encoding DUF389 domain-containing protein, giving the protein MLDLRVIVPGDLRDAVLGVLRRQVGVAHILVHRGAAIDPDGDEISAVIARESANDVIKELKALDAQHRGAITLTVLDTVLSSTAHEAEDRAEGDPADALVWDELITRTREESTLSVTFLMFLTLACLLAAIGVVTDSMVTVVGAMVLGPEFGPLAALSVAITQRRGELARRALVALLVGFPIAMAITALLTLAGEAVGWLSLDTVRKVHEVDFIFQVGPVSFVVALLAGAAGMLSLVSAKSSALVGVFISVTTVPAAGFAAVAAVLGDWDVAAKSAAQLGVNLVGIVVAGVLVLVLRPRGNPIPRAAQT; this is encoded by the coding sequence GTGCTGGATTTGCGCGTCATCGTCCCCGGCGACCTTCGCGACGCCGTCCTCGGCGTCTTGCGCCGCCAGGTCGGGGTGGCGCACATCCTGGTGCACCGGGGCGCGGCTATCGACCCCGACGGGGACGAGATCTCGGCCGTCATCGCGCGCGAGTCCGCCAACGACGTCATCAAGGAACTCAAGGCGCTCGATGCGCAGCACCGCGGCGCGATCACCCTGACCGTGCTGGACACCGTGCTGTCGAGCACCGCTCACGAGGCCGAGGACCGAGCCGAGGGCGATCCCGCCGACGCGCTGGTGTGGGACGAGCTGATCACGCGCACCCGCGAGGAGTCGACGCTGTCGGTGACGTTCCTGATGTTCCTGACGCTGGCGTGCCTGCTGGCCGCGATCGGCGTCGTGACCGATTCGATGGTCACCGTCGTCGGCGCGATGGTCCTCGGTCCGGAGTTCGGCCCGCTGGCCGCTCTGTCGGTGGCGATCACGCAGCGGCGCGGCGAACTCGCCCGCCGCGCGCTCGTCGCGCTGCTCGTCGGCTTCCCGATCGCGATGGCCATCACCGCGCTGCTGACGCTGGCGGGGGAGGCCGTGGGCTGGCTGAGCCTGGACACCGTGCGCAAGGTTCACGAGGTCGACTTCATCTTCCAGGTCGGGCCGGTCTCGTTCGTGGTCGCACTGCTGGCCGGCGCCGCGGGAATGCTGTCGCTCGTCTCGGCCAAGTCGTCGGCGCTGGTCGGGGTGTTCATCTCCGTCACCACGGTGCCCGCGGCGGGCTTCGCCGCGGTCGCCGCGGTCCTCGGCGATTGGGACGTCGCGGCCAAGTCGGCCGCGCAGCTCGGGGTGAACCTCGTGGGCATCGTCGTCGCCGGTGTCCTCGTGCTGGTGCTGCGCCCGCGCGGCAATCCGATCCCGCGGGCAGCGCAGACTTGA
- a CDS encoding DUF2126 domain-containing protein: MGIKVALEHRTRYTFDRLVEVYPHVVRLRPAPHSRTPIEAYSLQVEPADHFVNWQQDAFGNFLARLVFPTRARSLSITVGLIADLKVINPFDFFIEDYAEQFGFAYPKTLADDLDPYLRPVDEHGEGSGPGDLAEAWVKNFSAASGTRTIDFLVALNRAVNTDVGYSVRMEPGVQTPDFTLRTGIGSCRDSAWLLVSILRQMGLAARFVSGYLVQLTSDVEALDGPSGPAADFTDLHAWTEVYIPGAGWIGLDPTSGLFAGEGHIPLSATPHPESAAPISGATEPCETTLEYSNVVTRIHEDPRVTLPYSDESWAAITALGDSVDERLAAGDVRLTIGGEPTFVSVDHQADPEWTTEADGAHKRRCASALASRLKKIWAPQGLVQRGQGKWYPGEPLPRWQIGLMWRTDGKPLWADESLLADPWPEHPEPAPLTPDAARILLTDVAAGLGLPAGRVRAAYEDALSRLAASVRRPAGPPVSAADDLEADSADARAALIGRLDAPVTEPAAHVLPLHRRDDGAGWASADWRLRRGRIVLLAGDSPAGLRLPLDSISWTPPPPSYESDPLQSRGALASGDDGDDAAARESVDDADWTPTTALVAEIRDGLLYVFLPPTEELEHFVDLVHRIEVAAAEASCPVVIEGYGPPTDPRLRSVTITPDPGVIEVNVAPCAGFAEQREQLETLYEQARLVGLCTESFDVDGTHGGTGGGNHITLGGATPADSPLLRRPDLLVSLLTYWQRHPSLSYLFAGRFIGTTSQAPRVDEGRPESLYELEIAFAEIARLSNGKGAPKAWLADRALRHLLTDITGNTHRAEFCIDKLYSPGSARGRLGLLELRGFEMPPHPQMAMVQSLLVRALVAWFWEQPLRAPLIRHGANLHGRYLLPHFLIQDIAEVAADLRGYGIAFDTSWLDPFTEFRFPRIGTAVFGGVEIELRGAIEPWNVLGEEATAGGTARYVDSSVERLQVRLIGADRHRFLVTVNGHPIPMLATDSADVQVGGVRYRAWQPPSALHPTITVDGPLRFELVDTATAVSRGGCTYHVSHPGGRAFDTPPVNAVEAESRRGRRFEATGFTPGTVDLAVLREKQARQSTDVGAPGILDLRRVRTVLQ, translated from the coding sequence ATGGGTATCAAGGTGGCCCTGGAGCATCGCACCAGGTACACGTTCGACCGCCTCGTCGAGGTGTACCCGCATGTCGTGCGCCTGCGGCCCGCGCCCCACTCGCGCACGCCGATCGAGGCCTACTCGCTGCAGGTCGAGCCGGCAGACCACTTCGTCAACTGGCAACAGGACGCGTTCGGCAACTTCCTGGCCCGCCTGGTCTTCCCGACCCGCGCCCGCAGCCTGTCCATCACCGTCGGACTGATCGCCGACCTGAAGGTCATCAATCCCTTCGACTTCTTCATCGAGGATTACGCCGAGCAGTTCGGCTTCGCCTACCCCAAGACGCTGGCCGACGACCTCGACCCGTATCTGAGACCGGTCGACGAGCACGGTGAGGGATCCGGGCCGGGCGATCTCGCCGAGGCGTGGGTGAAGAACTTCTCCGCGGCCTCCGGTACCCGGACCATCGACTTCCTGGTCGCGCTCAACCGCGCGGTCAACACCGACGTCGGCTACAGCGTGCGCATGGAACCGGGCGTGCAGACCCCGGATTTCACGTTGCGGACCGGAATCGGGTCGTGCCGGGACTCGGCCTGGCTGCTGGTGTCGATCCTGCGTCAGATGGGGTTGGCGGCGCGTTTCGTCTCCGGTTATCTGGTGCAGCTGACCTCCGACGTCGAAGCGCTCGACGGTCCGTCGGGACCCGCGGCCGACTTCACCGACCTGCACGCGTGGACCGAGGTCTACATTCCCGGGGCGGGCTGGATCGGTCTGGACCCGACCTCGGGGCTGTTCGCGGGCGAGGGCCACATCCCGCTGTCGGCCACTCCGCATCCGGAGTCCGCGGCCCCCATCTCCGGCGCCACCGAACCGTGCGAGACGACGCTGGAATACAGCAACGTCGTCACCCGCATCCACGAGGATCCGCGGGTCACGCTGCCCTACTCCGACGAGTCGTGGGCGGCGATCACTGCGCTCGGCGACAGCGTCGACGAGCGTCTGGCCGCCGGCGACGTGCGGCTCACCATCGGCGGCGAACCGACGTTCGTGTCGGTCGACCACCAGGCCGACCCGGAGTGGACCACCGAGGCCGACGGCGCACACAAGCGCCGGTGCGCCTCCGCGCTGGCGTCCCGGCTGAAGAAGATCTGGGCGCCACAAGGTTTGGTCCAGCGCGGCCAGGGCAAGTGGTATCCCGGAGAACCGTTGCCGCGCTGGCAGATCGGGCTCATGTGGCGCACCGACGGTAAACCGCTGTGGGCCGATGAGAGCCTGCTGGCCGACCCGTGGCCCGAACACCCCGAGCCGGCGCCACTGACCCCTGATGCCGCCCGGATTCTGCTCACCGACGTCGCCGCGGGCCTCGGGCTGCCCGCCGGCCGAGTCCGGGCGGCCTACGAGGACGCGCTGAGCCGGCTGGCCGCCTCGGTGCGCCGGCCCGCCGGCCCGCCTGTGTCCGCCGCCGACGACCTCGAGGCCGACAGCGCGGATGCCCGCGCTGCGTTGATCGGCCGCCTCGACGCACCGGTCACCGAACCGGCGGCTCACGTGTTGCCGTTGCACCGCCGCGACGACGGTGCGGGGTGGGCCAGCGCGGACTGGCGGCTGAGGCGCGGCCGGATCGTCCTGCTCGCGGGCGACTCCCCGGCCGGGCTGCGGCTTCCGCTGGACTCCATCAGCTGGACCCCGCCGCCACCGTCGTACGAGTCCGACCCGCTTCAGAGCCGCGGTGCGCTCGCGTCCGGCGACGACGGTGACGACGCCGCCGCCCGCGAGTCCGTCGACGACGCCGACTGGACGCCGACGACCGCCCTGGTGGCAGAGATCCGGGACGGCCTGCTGTACGTCTTCCTGCCGCCCACAGAGGAATTGGAGCATTTCGTCGACCTCGTGCACCGTATCGAGGTCGCGGCGGCCGAGGCGAGCTGCCCGGTGGTGATCGAAGGTTACGGACCGCCGACCGACCCGCGGCTGCGCTCGGTGACCATCACGCCGGACCCGGGCGTCATCGAGGTCAACGTGGCGCCCTGCGCCGGCTTCGCCGAACAGCGCGAGCAACTCGAGACGCTCTACGAGCAGGCGCGCCTGGTCGGGCTCTGCACCGAGTCGTTCGACGTCGACGGCACCCACGGCGGTACCGGCGGCGGCAACCACATCACGCTGGGCGGCGCGACGCCGGCCGACTCTCCGCTGCTGCGCCGCCCCGATCTGCTGGTGTCTCTGCTGACGTACTGGCAGCGCCACCCGTCGCTGTCGTACCTGTTCGCCGGCCGGTTCATCGGCACCACGTCGCAGGCGCCCCGGGTCGACGAGGGCCGCCCCGAGTCCCTCTACGAGCTCGAGATCGCCTTCGCCGAGATCGCCCGGCTGTCGAACGGCAAGGGCGCCCCGAAGGCATGGCTGGCCGATCGTGCCCTCCGCCACCTCCTCACCGACATCACCGGCAACACCCACCGTGCCGAGTTCTGTATCGACAAGCTCTACAGCCCCGGCAGTGCCCGCGGCCGGCTCGGCCTGCTGGAACTGCGCGGCTTCGAGATGCCGCCACACCCGCAGATGGCGATGGTGCAGTCGCTGCTCGTGCGCGCGCTGGTGGCCTGGTTCTGGGAGCAGCCGCTGCGCGCCCCGTTGATCCGCCACGGGGCGAACCTGCACGGCCGATACCTGCTGCCGCACTTCCTGATTCAGGACATCGCCGAGGTCGCCGCCGACCTGCGCGGGTACGGGATCGCGTTCGACACCAGTTGGCTGGACCCGTTCACCGAGTTCCGGTTCCCGCGGATCGGCACCGCGGTGTTCGGCGGCGTGGAGATCGAGTTGCGCGGCGCGATCGAGCCGTGGAACGTCCTGGGGGAGGAGGCCACCGCCGGCGGCACGGCACGCTACGTGGACTCGTCGGTGGAACGCCTCCAGGTGCGGCTGATCGGCGCCGACCGGCACCGCTTCCTCGTCACCGTCAACGGGCACCCGATTCCTATGCTCGCGACCGACAGCGCCGACGTGCAGGTGGGTGGTGTCCGCTACCGGGCATGGCAGCCGCCCAGCGCGCTGCACCCGACCATCACCGTTGACGGGCCGCTGCGGTTCGAGCTCGTCGACACCGCCACCGCCGTGTCACGCGGCGGCTGCACCTATCACGTCTCCCACCCCGGTGGCCGCGCCTTCGACACCCCGCCGGTCAACGCCGTGGAGGCCGAGTCGCGGCGCGGGCGGCGCTTCGAGGCCACCGGGTTCACCCCGGGCACGGTCGATCTTGCCGTCCTGCGCGAGAAGCAGGCACGGCAATCCACCGACGTGGGCGCGCCGGGAATCCTCGATCTGCGGCGAGTGCGTACCGTGCTGCAGTAA
- a CDS encoding circularly permuted type 2 ATP-grasp protein, with protein MARPATDPASRPGVSDTDPLLPYGSMRAQQTLFDVRPGVAPVTGYDEFVDAAGRVRPAWQELADCVRDRGRDGMDQLRAAVRDLVDNDGITYIQLEQPVDAPDGEDSAIPGPWHLDALPLLIDAADWDRLEAGLVQRSRLLDAVLTDLYGERRAVTSGALPPQLLFAHPGYVRAARGIEVPGHHQLFLHGCDVSRNSAGEFCVNADWTQAPSGAGYALADRRVIAHAVPDLYEQVGPRPASPWAQALRLALIDAAPESAEEPVVVVLSPGIHSETAFDQAYLAGVLGLPLVESADLVVRDGKLWMRSMGTLKRVDVVLRRVDALYADPLDLRADSRLGVVGLVEVLRRGSVTVVNTLGSGVLESPGVLRFLPELADELLGETPLLESVPSYWAGIDVERSHLLANLSSLLIRPVTGGDPIVGPELSAARREELAARIAAAPWQWVGQELPQFSSAPSDSLAGGLVSSSVGMRLFTVAQRSGYAPMIGGLGYVLAPGAAAYRLKTVAAKDLWVRTPARVTAESVSLPTLATSSPTVEISSPRVLSDLFWIGRYAERAEHMARLLTVTRERYHEFRYRRTLDGSDCVPVLLTALGAITGTDTGGGGDHAEMVATASTTLWSLTVDRHRPGSLAQSVERLGLAARSVRDQMSNDTWMVLSAVERALLHAAETPPDSKAEVEAFLSSASTLTLGGMLALSGVVAESMVHDVGWTMLDIGKRIERGLALTALLRATLSRVRQPVAEQTITESALVVCESLVSYRRRNPGRVSVAGVAELVLFDVENPRSLAYQLDRLRAHLRSLPGSSGSSRPERTVDEIATRLRRIEPDELEGVTADGRREEFDGLLAGIHRDLRELSRVITATHLSLPGDMQPLWGPDERRVVR; from the coding sequence ATGGCACGTCCCGCAACCGATCCGGCGTCCCGCCCAGGGGTGTCCGACACCGACCCGCTGCTGCCCTACGGCTCGATGCGGGCCCAGCAGACGCTGTTCGACGTGCGGCCCGGGGTGGCGCCCGTGACCGGATACGACGAATTCGTCGACGCCGCAGGCCGCGTCAGACCCGCGTGGCAGGAGCTTGCGGACTGCGTCCGCGACCGCGGCCGGGACGGCATGGACCAGCTGCGCGCCGCAGTGCGCGATCTCGTCGACAACGACGGCATCACCTACATCCAGCTGGAGCAGCCGGTCGATGCGCCCGACGGCGAGGACTCCGCGATTCCCGGGCCGTGGCATCTGGATGCGTTGCCGTTGTTGATCGACGCGGCCGACTGGGACCGGCTCGAGGCCGGGCTGGTGCAGCGTTCGCGGCTGCTCGACGCCGTGCTGACCGATCTCTACGGTGAGCGCCGCGCGGTCACCAGCGGTGCACTGCCCCCGCAGCTGCTGTTCGCCCATCCCGGCTACGTGCGGGCCGCCCGCGGCATCGAGGTGCCCGGACATCACCAGCTGTTCCTGCACGGCTGTGACGTCAGCAGAAACAGCGCGGGTGAGTTCTGCGTCAACGCCGACTGGACGCAGGCGCCCTCGGGCGCCGGTTACGCGCTGGCCGACCGGCGCGTCATCGCACACGCGGTTCCCGACCTCTACGAGCAGGTCGGCCCGCGGCCCGCCTCGCCGTGGGCGCAGGCCCTGCGGCTGGCCCTCATCGACGCCGCCCCCGAATCGGCCGAAGAGCCCGTGGTGGTGGTGCTCAGCCCCGGCATCCACTCCGAGACGGCCTTCGATCAGGCGTACCTGGCCGGTGTTCTCGGTCTGCCCCTGGTGGAGAGTGCCGATCTGGTGGTGCGCGACGGCAAGCTCTGGATGCGTTCGATGGGCACGCTCAAACGCGTGGACGTGGTGCTGCGCCGCGTCGACGCCCTGTACGCAGACCCGCTCGACCTGCGGGCCGACTCGCGGCTGGGTGTGGTGGGTCTGGTGGAGGTGCTGCGCCGCGGGTCGGTGACGGTCGTCAACACGCTCGGCAGCGGCGTGCTGGAAAGTCCGGGCGTGCTGCGCTTCCTTCCCGAACTGGCCGACGAGCTGCTCGGCGAGACGCCGCTGCTCGAGTCCGTCCCGTCGTACTGGGCGGGCATCGACGTCGAGCGATCGCATCTGCTGGCCAATCTGTCGTCACTGCTCATCCGGCCCGTCACCGGCGGAGACCCGATCGTCGGGCCGGAACTGTCGGCGGCCCGGCGCGAGGAACTCGCCGCGCGCATCGCCGCCGCACCGTGGCAGTGGGTGGGGCAGGAATTGCCGCAGTTCTCCTCGGCGCCTTCGGACTCCCTGGCCGGCGGCCTGGTGTCCTCCAGTGTCGGTATGCGGCTGTTCACGGTGGCCCAACGCAGCGGGTACGCGCCGATGATCGGCGGGCTGGGGTATGTGCTGGCCCCCGGTGCCGCGGCCTATCGATTGAAGACCGTTGCAGCAAAAGATCTCTGGGTTCGGACGCCGGCTCGCGTCACGGCGGAGTCGGTGAGCCTGCCGACGCTGGCCACGTCGAGCCCGACCGTCGAGATCAGTTCGCCGCGTGTGCTCTCCGATCTGTTCTGGATCGGCCGCTACGCCGAGCGTGCCGAGCACATGGCGCGGCTGCTCACCGTCACCCGGGAGCGGTACCACGAATTCCGTTATCGCAGAACACTCGACGGCAGTGACTGCGTGCCCGTGCTGCTGACCGCGCTGGGCGCGATCACCGGGACCGACACCGGTGGCGGCGGTGATCACGCCGAGATGGTGGCCACCGCCTCGACGACGCTGTGGTCGCTGACCGTCGACCGGCACCGCCCGGGTTCGCTGGCACAGTCGGTGGAGCGCCTCGGCCTCGCCGCGCGCTCGGTGCGCGACCAGATGTCCAACGACACCTGGATGGTGCTGTCGGCCGTCGAACGTGCGCTGCTGCACGCCGCCGAGACGCCTCCGGATTCCAAGGCCGAAGTCGAGGCCTTCCTCTCCTCGGCCAGCACGCTGACGCTCGGGGGCATGCTCGCGCTGTCCGGCGTGGTGGCCGAGTCGATGGTGCACGACGTGGGCTGGACGATGCTGGACATCGGCAAGCGCATCGAGCGGGGGCTGGCGCTGACGGCGCTGCTGCGCGCCACGCTGAGCAGAGTCCGTCAACCCGTTGCCGAACAGACCATCACCGAATCGGCGTTGGTGGTATGCGAATCGCTGGTGAGCTACCGGAGACGCAACCCCGGCCGGGTCAGCGTGGCCGGCGTGGCGGAGCTCGTGCTGTTCGACGTGGAGAATCCGCGCTCGCTCGCCTACCAGCTGGACAGGCTGCGCGCGCACCTGCGGTCGTTGCCCGGGTCGTCGGGGTCCTCGCGTCCGGAGCGCACGGTCGACGAGATCGCCACCCGGCTGCGCCGGATCGAGCCCGACGAGCTCGAGGGCGTCACCGCCGACGGCCGCCGCGAGGAGTTCGACGGGTTGCTCGCCGGTATCCATCGCGACCTGCGGGAGCTCTCGCGCGTCATCACGGCCACACACTTGTCGCTGCCGGGCGACATGCAACCGCTGTGGGGACCCGACGAGCGGCGGGTGGTGCGGTGA